The Desulfuromonas versatilis genome has a segment encoding these proteins:
- a CDS encoding efflux RND transporter periplasmic adaptor subunit has product MRRLLCLLALMALVAAAGCGESRSAEASIPAPEAASARPASPPSSQEEGMCREHGVLEALCTKCNPKLAVVFQAKGDWCAEHGFPESICPQCHPERGGKPAVDVSIDEAPADGTLVILKTKEAARLAGIETTQALPAEGRAELTVPVVIAYDPTRVAQVNARSPGVVKRLHADIGTRVAAGDPLAEIESTAVTADQSQLAAAQARVRVTEENFRREAELEKRGISARKEVLAAEQAYREALADLNALKGSLKIMGAAGSGGRYTLKAPFAGIVTRRSASLDEYVETQPSLFEIVDTSTMWAELALPEKDLGRVTTGMPVVITLGALQGQQFRGTISYIAPLVDPRTRTAQARVRLDNPEGLLRANMYGEARITVGGAQALSEVPRDAVQRAKSVNLVFVRLAENEFEARRVEMGPRSVSGETVQLASGVQPGEEIVVAGSFFLKTETLGDAIGAGCCEVEQN; this is encoded by the coding sequence ATGCGCCGGCTCCTCTGTCTGTTGGCCCTGATGGCTCTCGTCGCAGCCGCCGGCTGCGGCGAGAGCCGCTCGGCAGAGGCTTCGATTCCTGCCCCGGAAGCTGCATCGGCACGGCCCGCCTCACCGCCCTCGAGCCAGGAGGAAGGGATGTGCCGGGAACACGGGGTCCTCGAAGCGCTGTGCACCAAGTGCAACCCGAAGCTGGCAGTCGTCTTCCAGGCCAAGGGAGACTGGTGCGCCGAGCACGGCTTTCCCGAATCGATCTGCCCCCAGTGTCACCCCGAACGAGGAGGAAAGCCCGCGGTGGATGTCAGCATCGACGAGGCTCCCGCCGACGGCACTCTGGTCATTCTGAAGACCAAGGAGGCGGCGAGGCTGGCGGGGATCGAAACCACCCAGGCGCTGCCTGCTGAAGGTCGCGCCGAGCTGACCGTGCCTGTCGTAATCGCCTACGATCCGACGCGGGTTGCGCAGGTCAACGCCCGCTCCCCCGGCGTGGTCAAACGCCTCCATGCCGATATCGGCACCCGGGTGGCGGCGGGCGATCCGCTCGCCGAGATCGAGAGCACGGCGGTGACCGCCGACCAGTCGCAGCTCGCTGCGGCGCAAGCCCGAGTCCGGGTGACGGAAGAGAACTTCCGCCGCGAGGCTGAACTGGAGAAAAGGGGGATCTCGGCCAGAAAAGAGGTCCTCGCCGCCGAACAGGCCTACCGTGAGGCCCTGGCCGACCTGAATGCGCTCAAGGGCTCGCTGAAGATCATGGGCGCGGCCGGCAGTGGCGGCCGCTATACCCTGAAGGCCCCCTTCGCCGGGATCGTCACCCGGCGCAGCGCCTCCCTCGATGAATACGTGGAGACCCAGCCCTCGCTCTTCGAGATCGTCGATACCTCTACCATGTGGGCCGAACTGGCCCTGCCGGAGAAGGATCTCGGGCGGGTGACAACCGGGATGCCCGTGGTCATCACTTTGGGCGCCCTGCAGGGGCAGCAGTTCCGCGGGACGATCAGCTACATCGCACCCCTGGTCGACCCGCGCACCCGTACCGCTCAGGCCCGGGTGCGCCTCGATAATCCCGAAGGGCTGCTGCGGGCGAACATGTACGGCGAGGCCCGCATCACCGTGGGCGGAGCCCAGGCCCTGTCAGAGGTTCCCCGAGACGCCGTCCAGCGGGCCAAATCGGTCAATCTCGTCTTCGTGCGCCTCGCCGAAAACGAGTTCGAGGCCCGACGGGTCGAGATGGGACCGCGCTCGGTCAGCGGTGAAACCGTGCAGCTCGCCTCGGGGGTGCAGCCCGGAGAAGAGATTGTGGTCGCCGGAAGCTTTTTTCTCAAGACCGAAACGCTGGGGGATGCCATCGGGGCCGGCTGCTGCGAAGTGGAACAGAACTAG
- a CDS encoding DUF2179 domain-containing protein yields MLTSSVVEPGFLSMLAVPLLVFIARILDVSIGTLRITFISRGLKALAAPLGFVESLIWVLAISQVMQHLHNWGTYLAFALGFGAGNYVGLLLEERLAVGNLIIRTIAHDEAPGLAAALWKAGFGVTSVDARGQTGPVKVIFTVAKRRNLKNVINLIRQFNPDALYTIEDVRFFNGALRQLSQQRK; encoded by the coding sequence ATGCTCACATCGTCAGTCGTTGAACCAGGGTTCCTGTCCATGTTGGCCGTACCCCTTCTGGTCTTCATCGCCCGCATCCTCGATGTTAGCATCGGCACTCTGCGCATAACCTTCATTTCCCGGGGGCTGAAAGCCTTGGCGGCTCCTTTGGGTTTTGTCGAGTCGCTGATTTGGGTCCTTGCCATCTCTCAGGTCATGCAGCATCTGCACAATTGGGGGACTTATCTCGCCTTTGCCCTTGGCTTTGGAGCGGGCAACTACGTGGGGCTCCTGCTGGAGGAACGTCTCGCCGTGGGCAACCTCATTATCCGTACCATCGCCCACGACGAGGCACCAGGGTTGGCAGCCGCCCTGTGGAAAGCGGGTTTTGGAGTTACCAGCGTGGATGCTCGCGGGCAGACCGGACCGGTCAAAGTCATTTTTACCGTAGCGAAAAGGCGCAATCTTAAAAATGTCATCAATCTCATCAGGCAGTTTAACCCGGACGCCTTGTACACCATCGAGGACGTCCGCTTTTTCAACGGGGCGTTGCGCCAGCTCTCCCAGCAAAGAAAATGA
- a CDS encoding uroporphyrinogen-III synthase — protein MNEQSNLSAEVGPCHDLPLFGKTFLVTRAIEQAGEIVTILKSHGGLVLGCPTIRIVQAKCYAEPDSALANIGSFDWVIFTSQNTVVHFFNRLAALGCDTRALCTCRFCAVGPVTAEMLHARGVAVHMVPDKYTAEGIVEAFSGLRERRGRVLLPRGDRARSVISEGLTRQGYEVIAPILYYNVTPDGIPDQAMTALSKQQVDCIAFTAPSAVINLAKILGKTQFYGFLKGVTVAAIGPITSQACDKIALKPSIEAPKYTLASLADEIVNHYRRERAS, from the coding sequence ATGAACGAGCAGTCAAACCTGTCGGCGGAGGTTGGCCCTTGTCACGACCTTCCCTTGTTCGGCAAAACCTTCCTGGTCACCCGCGCCATTGAACAGGCAGGGGAAATAGTAACTATCTTGAAATCCCACGGAGGCCTTGTGCTGGGATGCCCGACAATCCGAATCGTCCAAGCAAAATGCTATGCTGAGCCGGATTCGGCTCTCGCCAATATTGGGTCCTTCGACTGGGTGATCTTCACTTCGCAAAATACGGTCGTTCATTTCTTTAACCGTCTCGCAGCGCTCGGCTGCGATACCCGGGCCCTCTGTACTTGCCGGTTTTGTGCTGTGGGCCCGGTGACCGCCGAAATGTTACACGCCCGAGGAGTTGCTGTGCACATGGTGCCAGATAAATACACGGCAGAGGGTATTGTCGAGGCATTTTCGGGTTTGAGGGAAAGAAGGGGCCGGGTGCTTCTTCCCAGGGGAGACCGGGCACGTAGTGTGATCAGCGAAGGGTTGACCCGCCAAGGCTACGAGGTCATTGCCCCGATCCTTTATTACAACGTGACGCCCGATGGCATTCCCGACCAGGCAATGACAGCCCTGTCCAAACAGCAGGTAGATTGTATTGCCTTTACAGCTCCCTCGGCGGTTATCAATTTAGCCAAAATTCTCGGAAAGACTCAATTCTACGGGTTTCTAAAGGGAGTGACCGTCGCTGCAATCGGTCCAATCACCTCCCAAGCCTGTGACAAAATTGCACTGAAACCCTCCATCGAGGCACCGAAATATACCCTGGCCAGCCTGGCTGATGAGATCGTAAATCATTACCGTCGCGAACGAGCTTCATAG
- a CDS encoding SDR family oxidoreductase yields MNIEGKVVLVTGANGGIGQALVRALLARGATKIYAAARTTKAACCAAGQDDNKVVAVKLDITRASEVEAAAKQCTDVDILINNAGVNRCVSLLSPAGMEAAREEMEVNFFGTLAMCQAFAPVLESRGGGAIVNICSIIGLVNMPLNGTYCASKAAAHSLLQGLRGELAARQVRVFAVYPGPVETRMTSGQKIPKTSPAQLANAILTGLENGDEDIFPDPLSQNVHALLTKDAKQAEKHFAFFVPG; encoded by the coding sequence ATGAACATCGAAGGAAAAGTGGTTCTGGTGACGGGCGCCAATGGAGGCATCGGCCAAGCTTTGGTCCGGGCCCTGCTGGCGCGGGGCGCCACAAAAATCTACGCTGCCGCACGGACAACCAAGGCGGCCTGCTGCGCTGCGGGACAAGACGACAACAAGGTTGTCGCGGTCAAGTTGGACATTACCAGGGCCTCTGAAGTGGAAGCTGCGGCTAAACAGTGCACGGATGTCGACATTCTTATCAATAACGCCGGAGTCAACCGCTGCGTGTCGCTGCTGAGTCCCGCCGGGATGGAGGCCGCCCGGGAGGAGATGGAAGTCAACTTCTTCGGTACCCTGGCCATGTGCCAGGCCTTTGCACCGGTTCTGGAATCCCGGGGCGGCGGTGCCATCGTCAACATCTGCTCCATCATCGGCCTGGTCAACATGCCGCTCAATGGCACCTATTGTGCCTCAAAAGCTGCCGCCCACTCCCTGCTGCAGGGCTTGCGCGGCGAATTGGCGGCCCGGCAGGTCCGGGTTTTCGCGGTGTACCCCGGCCCCGTCGAAACCCGGATGACGTCCGGGCAGAAAATCCCCAAAACCTCCCCGGCGCAGCTGGCCAATGCCATCCTGACAGGCCTTGAGAATGGCGATGAGGATATTTTCCCCGATCCCCTGTCACAAAATGTCCATGCCTTATTGACCAAGGACGCCAAGCAGGCCGAAAAACATTTTGCGTTTTTTGTTCCCGGCTAA
- a CDS encoding DUF1127 domain-containing protein, which produces MKANKKGEREMMLFRLVGKIVTKILFWREVAIQREALGSLSDELLKDIGITRAEAVREASRPFWDTAPAEDGLYRRGPSAVLKQRTN; this is translated from the coding sequence ATGAAGGCGAATAAAAAAGGAGAAAGAGAGATGATGCTGTTCAGACTCGTGGGCAAGATCGTAACCAAAATTCTATTTTGGAGAGAGGTCGCGATCCAGCGAGAGGCGCTAGGCAGCTTGAGTGATGAGTTATTGAAAGACATTGGAATTACCCGGGCAGAGGCTGTTCGTGAAGCGAGTCGGCCTTTCTGGGATACCGCTCCAGCGGAAGATGGATTGTACCGAAGAGGACCGTCTGCGGTCCTGAAACAGCGAACCAATTAA
- the rnk gene encoding nucleoside diphosphate kinase regulator, translated as MNARTIYITETDHQKLEEYIDAAKRSGRNGRDKLTELEEELENCSIVSPREIPPDVVTLNSRFRFRDLANGEEKIVTLVFPGSADLSEGRISVTSPVGTAILGYAVGDVIEWKVLAGKKTIRIEEVIYQPEAAGDYHR; from the coding sequence ATGAACGCAAGAACGATTTACATCACAGAAACGGACCATCAGAAACTGGAAGAATATATTGACGCGGCAAAAAGATCCGGCCGGAACGGCCGAGATAAATTAACCGAGCTGGAAGAGGAACTGGAAAATTGCAGCATCGTGAGCCCCCGGGAGATCCCGCCCGACGTTGTAACCCTCAACTCCCGGTTCAGATTCCGCGATTTAGCCAATGGCGAGGAGAAGATTGTGACCCTGGTGTTCCCGGGCAGCGCAGATCTGTCCGAAGGTCGAATTTCGGTGACCTCCCCTGTCGGAACGGCCATTCTCGGCTATGCAGTCGGGGACGTCATCGAATGGAAGGTGCTTGCGGGTAAAAAAACCATCCGAATCGAAGAAGTCATCTACCAACCGGAGGCTGCCGGCGATTATCACCGGTAA
- a CDS encoding rod shape-determining protein, producing MAKYRVQIPWRCEVAIDLGTAYVRVATGKFAVATIPTALSPVLPLRHGVVTDQQAVADLLGPLLRRANRLGLLRPRVVVGAPTDATCEEREALATALYKAGAAFVTIVSEPLAVAIGAGLDILSPYAQMVVDVGDGVTDCAIVRAGEILESHATRVACGSLRERVQGCFHQSWGLCLTAAEVERMIATVGAGKLLRTDTHILVKTASRDVGSPVALTVRPATLQSMIEPLVSEIIDTATNLLQKVPPALGCEIIESGILLTGGGALLPGLRERLTEAASIKVTTPAKPLEVVIGGLRGMLMHA from the coding sequence ATGGCAAAATATCGGGTTCAAATTCCATGGCGCTGCGAAGTGGCCATTGACCTGGGCACGGCGTATGTCCGGGTGGCTACGGGAAAATTCGCGGTTGCGACCATACCGACGGCCCTGTCCCCCGTTTTGCCTCTGCGCCACGGCGTGGTTACTGATCAGCAAGCGGTCGCGGATCTGCTCGGGCCGCTCCTGAGAAGGGCGAATAGACTCGGGCTTCTGAGACCCCGGGTCGTTGTCGGCGCCCCCACCGATGCCACCTGCGAAGAACGCGAAGCGCTCGCCACGGCTTTGTACAAGGCAGGGGCCGCTTTCGTCACCATTGTCTCCGAGCCCCTCGCGGTCGCCATTGGTGCCGGGCTCGACATCCTTTCCCCTTACGCCCAAATGGTTGTGGATGTGGGCGACGGCGTAACCGATTGCGCCATCGTCCGGGCGGGCGAAATTTTGGAATCGCACGCCACCAGGGTTGCCTGCGGCAGCCTGCGGGAGCGAGTACAGGGCTGCTTCCATCAGAGTTGGGGGCTCTGCCTCACCGCGGCCGAGGTGGAGAGGATGATTGCCACGGTGGGGGCAGGCAAGCTTCTTCGGACCGATACCCACATCCTGGTCAAGACTGCGAGCCGTGACGTTGGTTCCCCGGTGGCCCTGACGGTTCGTCCGGCAACACTTCAGTCCATGATCGAACCATTGGTTAGCGAAATTATCGACACCGCCACCAATCTTCTGCAGAAAGTGCCGCCCGCCCTGGGGTGCGAAATCATCGAGAGCGGTATTCTGCTCACCGGTGGCGGCGCCTTGCTGCCCGGACTTCGAGAACGCTTGACCGAGGCGGCCTCCATCAAGGTTACGACTCCGGCCAAACCTCTTGAAGTTGTCATCGGAGGGCTCCGAGGAATGCTGATGCACGCTTGA
- the rnk gene encoding nucleoside diphosphate kinase regulator, producing MPERIVYITDYDYKRLGLLLESMNSVPQNRRNDLSCLENELESCRVVAPNEIPANVVTLNSRIRYFNLNSKEERIVTLVFPSNADLSKGRVSIISPLGAAILGYAEGDVVVWKTFSGRKTIRIEEVIYQPEAAGDFHL from the coding sequence ATGCCAGAAAGAATTGTTTACATCACAGATTACGACTACAAACGCTTGGGATTGCTTTTGGAAAGCATGAACAGTGTTCCGCAAAACAGGCGGAACGACTTGAGTTGCCTGGAAAACGAGCTGGAATCATGCAGGGTAGTTGCTCCCAACGAGATTCCAGCCAATGTTGTCACCCTTAACTCACGAATAAGGTATTTCAATCTCAACAGCAAAGAAGAGAGAATTGTGACATTAGTTTTTCCCAGCAACGCAGATCTTTCAAAAGGACGGGTTTCGATCATCTCCCCCCTCGGGGCGGCGATCCTTGGCTACGCGGAGGGAGATGTCGTCGTGTGGAAGACATTTTCCGGGAGGAAAACCATCCGGATTGAGGAGGTTATCTACCAACCTGAAGCGGCTGGGGACTTTCATCTGTAA
- a CDS encoding efflux RND transporter permease subunit: MLNWIIDWSLKHRLAVIVVWTFIAVLGVFAFLRLPMDAYPDTTPVQVQVNTVAPAFSPLEIERQISAPLEQAISGLPKLKEVRSISKFGLSQITVIFEDGTDIYLSRQVVMERVQTVDLPAGIGKPELGPVATGLGEVFHYLITAKDKTLAELRTLHDWVMKPQMRSVSGVAEVNTWGGDERRIEIVVDPQELANRGMTLDQLIEAVEQGNLNVGGGTLDRAGESSLVQGVGIVTGPEEIEDIVVTVKNGVPVLVSDLARVVEGKEIRRGAVTADGKGEAVLGLGFMLMGENSHDVTTRLKARLAEVKKTLPEGVEVATAYDRTTLVDQVLRTVEKNLMEGALLVIAVLFIFLGNLRAGLIVALAIPLSMLFAFDMMLRFGIAGTLMSLGAIDFGLIVDSSVIMIENSERRLAEDETGRSVLEVVREAAVEVRKPTLFGELIIMIVYLPILALQGVEGKLFRPMALTVIFALLGSMALSMTLMPVLASFGLKRRRHDREPLLVRGLKRLYRPVLHFALRRRAAVLAIALCCLFGAGFLAARLGSEFVPRLMEGTIVINTVRLASVSLDESVRYGTHIERALLEKFPDEIERIWTRTGSAEVATDPMGLELSDIFLTLKPRAQWTQAKTQGELVAAMEQALSALPGMKKIFTQPIEMRVNEMLAGIRSDVGIKLFGDDFDTLKEQARAIESVVNKIPGAADVSIEQVTGLPLVQVAVDRAASARHGIPASEVLEVVEALGGRKVGELQQGERRFPIAVRIAERYRAEPEDLERILVTAPGGEAIPLSQLTRIQVTEGPSTINREWGKRRIVVQANVRGRDVGSFVAEVQSAIDREVKLPSGYYVRYGGQFENLERAQKRLFLVVPLALALIFTLLYFTYGRALDAARVFTGVPFAAVGGIVALWLRGMPFSISAGVGFVALSGVAVLGDMVLVAAVRDLLARNVALLEAIKTAAEQRLRPVLMTAMVASFGFIPMALNTGIGAEVQRPLATVVIGGVVSSTLLTLLVLPVLYAMVGGAEEPVAGQEAAVAVGQEAG; encoded by the coding sequence ATGCTGAACTGGATCATCGACTGGTCCCTCAAACACCGCCTGGCGGTGATCGTCGTCTGGACCTTCATCGCCGTCCTCGGGGTCTTCGCCTTTTTGCGCCTGCCGATGGATGCCTACCCGGATACCACGCCGGTCCAGGTCCAGGTAAACACGGTGGCACCGGCTTTCTCGCCGCTGGAGATCGAGCGGCAGATCTCGGCGCCGCTGGAGCAGGCGATCTCCGGGCTGCCGAAATTGAAAGAAGTCCGCTCCATCTCCAAGTTCGGCCTCTCCCAGATCACCGTCATCTTCGAGGACGGCACCGACATCTACCTCTCCCGCCAGGTGGTCATGGAGCGGGTGCAGACCGTCGATCTGCCCGCCGGCATCGGCAAGCCCGAGCTCGGGCCGGTGGCCACCGGCCTGGGCGAAGTCTTCCACTACCTGATCACCGCCAAGGACAAGACTCTGGCCGAGCTGCGCACCCTGCACGACTGGGTGATGAAGCCGCAGATGCGCTCGGTCTCCGGGGTGGCGGAAGTGAACACCTGGGGGGGCGACGAACGGCGCATCGAGATCGTGGTCGATCCGCAGGAACTCGCCAACCGCGGCATGACGCTGGATCAGCTCATCGAGGCCGTCGAGCAGGGGAACCTGAACGTCGGTGGCGGGACGCTGGACAGGGCCGGCGAGTCGAGCCTGGTCCAGGGGGTGGGCATCGTCACCGGCCCCGAGGAGATCGAGGACATCGTGGTCACGGTTAAAAACGGGGTTCCGGTACTCGTCTCCGACCTCGCCCGGGTGGTGGAGGGCAAAGAGATCCGCCGCGGCGCCGTGACCGCCGACGGAAAGGGGGAGGCGGTGCTCGGCCTCGGCTTCATGCTCATGGGGGAGAACAGCCACGATGTCACCACCCGCCTCAAGGCCCGGCTTGCCGAGGTCAAAAAGACCCTGCCCGAGGGGGTCGAGGTGGCGACCGCCTACGACCGCACCACGCTGGTCGATCAGGTGCTGCGCACCGTCGAGAAGAATCTCATGGAGGGGGCGTTGCTGGTCATCGCTGTCCTCTTCATCTTCCTGGGCAACCTGCGGGCGGGGCTTATCGTCGCCCTGGCCATTCCGCTTTCCATGCTCTTCGCCTTCGACATGATGCTGCGCTTCGGCATCGCCGGCACCCTGATGAGCCTGGGGGCCATCGACTTCGGCCTGATTGTCGACAGCTCGGTGATCATGATCGAGAACTCCGAGCGCCGCCTCGCCGAGGACGAAACCGGCCGAAGCGTCCTCGAGGTGGTGCGCGAGGCCGCTGTCGAGGTGCGCAAGCCGACCCTTTTTGGCGAACTCATCATCATGATCGTCTACCTGCCGATTCTCGCCTTGCAGGGGGTGGAGGGGAAGCTCTTTCGCCCCATGGCGCTGACCGTCATCTTCGCCCTGCTCGGTTCCATGGCCCTGTCGATGACCCTGATGCCGGTGCTCGCCTCCTTCGGCCTCAAGAGACGCCGGCATGACCGGGAGCCCCTGCTGGTCCGCGGGCTCAAGAGGCTCTACCGGCCGGTGCTGCATTTCGCCCTGCGCCGGCGCGCCGCGGTGCTCGCCATCGCCCTTTGTTGCCTGTTCGGGGCCGGATTTCTCGCCGCGCGCCTCGGTTCGGAGTTCGTCCCGCGGTTGATGGAGGGGACCATCGTCATCAACACCGTGCGACTCGCCAGCGTCTCCCTCGACGAGTCGGTGCGCTACGGCACCCACATCGAGCGGGCGCTGCTGGAGAAGTTCCCCGACGAGATCGAGCGGATCTGGACCCGCACCGGCAGCGCCGAGGTCGCTACCGACCCCATGGGGCTTGAGCTTTCGGACATCTTCCTCACCCTCAAGCCGCGCGCGCAGTGGACGCAGGCCAAGACGCAGGGCGAACTGGTGGCGGCCATGGAACAGGCACTCAGTGCCCTGCCGGGGATGAAGAAGATCTTCACCCAGCCCATCGAGATGCGGGTCAACGAGATGCTCGCCGGCATCCGCTCGGATGTGGGGATCAAGCTCTTCGGGGATGACTTCGACACCCTCAAGGAGCAGGCCCGGGCGATCGAGTCTGTCGTCAATAAAATCCCTGGGGCCGCCGACGTCAGCATCGAGCAGGTGACCGGCCTGCCCCTGGTGCAGGTCGCGGTCGACCGGGCGGCCAGCGCCCGCCACGGCATCCCGGCCAGCGAAGTCCTCGAGGTCGTGGAGGCCCTGGGAGGGCGCAAGGTGGGGGAACTCCAGCAGGGGGAGCGGCGCTTTCCCATCGCGGTGCGCATCGCCGAGCGCTACCGCGCCGAGCCCGAGGACCTCGAGCGCATCCTGGTCACCGCCCCCGGCGGGGAGGCCATTCCCCTCTCCCAACTGACCCGGATCCAGGTGACCGAGGGACCCTCGACCATCAACCGCGAGTGGGGCAAGCGCCGCATCGTCGTGCAGGCCAACGTGCGCGGCCGCGACGTGGGGAGCTTCGTGGCCGAGGTGCAAAGCGCCATCGACCGCGAGGTGAAGCTGCCCAGCGGCTACTACGTGCGTTACGGGGGGCAGTTCGAGAACCTGGAGCGCGCCCAGAAGCGGCTCTTCCTCGTCGTCCCGCTCGCCCTGGCGCTGATCTTCACCCTGCTCTACTTCACCTACGGGCGGGCGCTCGACGCCGCCCGCGTCTTCACCGGCGTCCCCTTCGCGGCGGTGGGCGGCATCGTCGCCCTGTGGCTGCGGGGGATGCCTTTCAGCATCTCGGCCGGGGTCGGCTTCGTCGCCCTCTCCGGGGTGGCCGTTTTGGGCGACATGGTCCTGGTCGCCGCGGTGCGCGACCTCCTCGCCCGGAACGTTGCGCTGCTGGAGGCCATCAAGACGGCGGCCGAGCAGCGGCTGCGCCCGGTGCTGATGACCGCGATGGTCGCCAGCTTCGGCTTCATCCCCATGGCGCTGAACACCGGCATCGGCGCCGAAGTGCAGCGGCCGCTGGCGACGGTGGTCATCGGTGGCGTCGTCTCCTCGACCCTGCTCACCCTGCTGGTTCTGCCGGTGCTCTATGCCATGGTTGGAGGGGCCGAGGAGCCGGTCGCGGGACAGGAGGCCGCCGTTGCGGTGGGGCAGGAGGCGGGCTGA
- a CDS encoding helix-turn-helix transcriptional regulator — protein MDSDQKDSWLERQLRERIKELDCLYSLVKLIEQNEDSIEKILQGVVDLLPGSWQFPEIASARIVYKERTFQSSNFKSTQWNQKAAIVIAGRQEGLVEVHYLKKMQQLDEGPFLKEERLLIDAVSDHIAKAVERIKTQRQLQVERQALQDANAALHDSLAQSQREKKMIGLSIQAKIEKIITPIFYALQAEMDPRQLKYLDLLKKNFADIISPFVEGNQDVLNKLSPVELLISNMIKHGLSSKEIANLRAISPATVNRHRESIRNKLGLTNRKINLVSYLNGRVEE, from the coding sequence ATGGACAGCGATCAAAAAGACAGTTGGCTGGAAAGGCAACTGCGGGAGCGCATTAAGGAACTTGACTGTCTCTACAGCCTGGTCAAGTTGATCGAGCAGAATGAGGATTCGATCGAAAAGATTTTGCAAGGAGTCGTTGATCTGCTACCCGGCTCTTGGCAGTTCCCGGAAATAGCCTCTGCCAGAATTGTCTACAAAGAGCGAACATTTCAGTCGAGCAATTTCAAGTCGACCCAATGGAATCAGAAAGCCGCCATTGTTATCGCTGGTCGGCAAGAGGGTCTGGTGGAAGTTCACTACCTTAAGAAAATGCAACAGCTCGATGAGGGGCCATTCCTTAAGGAAGAGCGACTATTGATTGATGCCGTCAGTGATCACATTGCCAAAGCCGTTGAACGGATCAAGACCCAACGTCAGTTGCAAGTGGAACGGCAAGCTCTGCAGGATGCTAACGCGGCTCTTCATGATTCCCTGGCCCAAAGCCAGAGAGAGAAAAAAATGATCGGCCTCTCAATACAGGCCAAGATCGAAAAGATCATCACGCCAATTTTTTATGCCCTACAAGCTGAAATGGACCCTAGGCAGTTGAAATATTTAGATCTCCTCAAGAAAAACTTTGCCGACATCATCTCTCCTTTTGTCGAAGGGAACCAAGACGTACTCAACAAACTCAGTCCGGTCGAATTATTGATTTCCAATATGATCAAACACGGATTGTCCTCCAAGGAGATTGCCAACCTCCGGGCCATCTCACCCGCTACGGTTAATCGCCACCGGGAAAGCATCCGGAATAAACTTGGTCTTACCAACCGGAAGATAAACCTGGTTTCTTACCTCAACGGCAGAGTGGAAGAGTAA
- a CDS encoding HD domain-containing protein, which produces MNIDMDRMKKQICFIEHLDRLKQVIRQNLLMNESRRENSAEHSWHIATMAMVLAEYAPHELDQLRVLKMLLVHDVIEIEAGDTFCYDVEGNKGKEERERLAADQVFGLLPSDLAADFRAIWDEFEQGDTPEARFANALDRFQVLLQNFNTGGGTWRIHNIEKKQVIQRMLPIKTGAPSLWPVVESCLEEACDQGMLKDTVASQE; this is translated from the coding sequence ATGAACATTGATATGGATAGAATGAAGAAACAAATTTGCTTTATTGAACATTTGGACCGCCTCAAACAAGTGATCCGACAGAACCTGCTGATGAATGAATCTCGTCGGGAAAACAGCGCTGAACATTCCTGGCACATCGCCACCATGGCAATGGTGCTGGCTGAATATGCTCCCCATGAATTAGACCAGTTGCGAGTCTTGAAGATGCTGCTTGTTCACGATGTAATCGAAATCGAGGCGGGCGACACCTTCTGCTACGATGTGGAAGGCAACAAGGGTAAGGAAGAGCGCGAAAGACTTGCAGCAGATCAGGTATTTGGCCTGCTGCCTTCAGACTTAGCGGCAGATTTCCGGGCCATTTGGGATGAGTTCGAGCAAGGAGACACACCCGAGGCCCGTTTCGCTAACGCCCTGGATCGATTCCAAGTGCTTCTGCAAAATTTCAACACCGGTGGCGGCACCTGGCGCATCCATAACATTGAGAAAAAACAGGTCATCCAACGGATGTTGCCGATCAAGACAGGCGCCCCGTCGTTATGGCCGGTGGTGGAGTCCTGTCTGGAGGAAGCCTGTGACCAGGGGATGCTCAAGGACACGGTCGCCTCGCAGGAATAG